The following are from one region of the Hydrogenimonas sp. SS33 genome:
- a CDS encoding TonB-dependent receptor plug domain-containing protein yields MKIAKGFKGRYFSLAAIAATVGCVNLQATESRTVAHEQQIVQQDRSDIDEETESLEDIVVESALPSSSPLKNITSDISVITSEELQQRHYRNLLEALKGQTSLFVTQNGGPGQSSGFFLHGMGAENVLVLIDGIRVNDPTSTKGQAELEHLRLADVKQIEVVKGAQSGVWGADAAGGVINIVTKRAKKGLHFSGHLAGGSYLTHEGSLIASYGSEKFTLKAGFDGYKTDGFAPKTTSTFDAGDTERTYLAALTLRPTDTTRISGNYRQVVSDFDYEGFNASTFQPEKQHGSADLKFYNLKADQTIGAFTVTGYGWGSRFERVYDGNAYKGNEYEGGLKGRFSLAGGSYNIGVSHRRSKMDKSYGADFDGKVRDNAAYGSFVQPVLEGRLVANAALRYDNYDAYDDKTTGKVGLKALFFDGAGIAANVGTGYRVPSLYERYGDGAYTLSNDSLKPESTTTYDARIFGYGAKIGYFYNETTDLIDYVPGANYGPGRYENVEGKSKIQGVEVAYERAIDAIDSVLKLSYDYLDAKDQNDKRLLRRPRHRVGASWSLFPTEKLDVTLDMQYAADYLDVHYEGYTPKTVQMGEYIVFNAVINYGTPRYGGFYLKINNLFDEGYQIVDGYNTEGQSLYAGWRFVY; encoded by the coding sequence ATGAAAATCGCCAAAGGTTTCAAGGGGCGCTACTTTTCTCTCGCCGCTATTGCCGCAACCGTCGGTTGTGTCAATCTGCAGGCAACCGAGAGTCGAACCGTCGCCCATGAACAACAGATCGTCCAACAAGACAGAAGCGACATCGACGAAGAGACGGAATCTCTTGAAGATATCGTCGTCGAATCCGCACTTCCCTCCTCTTCCCCGCTCAAAAACATCACATCCGACATCTCCGTCATTACATCCGAAGAGCTGCAACAGAGGCATTACCGCAACCTGTTGGAGGCTTTGAAAGGCCAGACCTCCCTTTTTGTGACCCAAAACGGCGGCCCGGGGCAGTCTTCCGGATTTTTTCTGCACGGCATGGGGGCGGAAAACGTGCTGGTGCTGATCGACGGGATCCGCGTCAACGACCCGACCAGTACCAAAGGACAGGCGGAGCTGGAGCATCTCCGACTTGCCGACGTGAAGCAGATCGAAGTGGTCAAAGGGGCCCAGTCCGGTGTCTGGGGTGCCGATGCGGCCGGCGGTGTCATCAATATCGTCACCAAAAGAGCGAAAAAGGGGCTTCACTTCAGCGGCCATCTCGCCGGCGGAAGCTACCTGACCCATGAAGGCTCTCTCATCGCCTCCTACGGCAGTGAGAAGTTCACGCTCAAAGCGGGTTTCGACGGCTACAAAACCGACGGCTTTGCGCCCAAGACCACCTCGACATTCGACGCGGGAGATACCGAGCGTACCTATCTCGCGGCCTTGACGCTGCGTCCCACCGACACGACCAGAATTTCGGGAAACTACCGGCAAGTGGTTTCGGATTTCGATTACGAAGGGTTCAATGCCTCAACCTTTCAACCCGAAAAGCAGCATGGCAGCGCCGACCTGAAGTTCTACAACCTCAAAGCCGACCAGACCATCGGGGCGTTTACCGTCACCGGGTATGGCTGGGGAAGCCGTTTTGAGAGGGTTTACGACGGCAACGCCTACAAAGGCAATGAGTACGAGGGGGGTCTGAAAGGGCGTTTCTCCCTGGCCGGCGGCAGCTACAATATCGGTGTCAGTCACCGGCGTTCGAAGATGGACAAATCCTACGGAGCCGATTTTGACGGCAAGGTCCGAGACAATGCGGCCTACGGCTCTTTCGTTCAACCGGTGCTGGAGGGCAGGCTGGTCGCCAACGCGGCACTGCGATATGACAATTATGACGCCTACGACGACAAAACTACGGGAAAAGTGGGCTTGAAAGCCCTCTTTTTCGATGGAGCCGGCATCGCCGCCAACGTGGGAACCGGCTACCGCGTTCCCTCCCTTTACGAACGCTACGGCGACGGCGCCTATACGCTTTCCAACGACTCGCTCAAACCCGAATCGACCACGACCTACGATGCGAGGATCTTCGGGTACGGGGCGAAGATCGGCTATTTCTACAATGAAACTACCGATCTCATCGACTATGTTCCCGGAGCCAATTACGGCCCGGGACGCTACGAAAACGTAGAGGGAAAATCGAAAATCCAGGGGGTCGAAGTCGCCTATGAAAGGGCGATCGATGCGATCGATTCGGTTCTGAAACTCTCCTACGACTACCTCGATGCCAAGGATCAGAACGACAAACGGCTTTTGCGCCGCCCCAGGCATCGCGTGGGTGCCTCCTGGAGTCTTTTCCCGACAGAGAAACTCGACGTCACGCTCGATATGCAATATGCCGCCGATTATCTGGATGTCCATTACGAAGGCTATACGCCCAAAACCGTCCAGATGGGCGAATATATCGTCTTCAATGCCGTCATCAATTACGGCACGCCCCGATACGGCGGTTTCTATCTGAAAATCAACAACCTCTTCGACGAGGGTTACCAGATCGTAGACGGCTACAATACCGAGGGGCAGAGCCTCTATGCCGGTTGGAGATTCGTCTACTAA
- the metE gene encoding 5-methyltetrahydropteroyltriglutamate--homocysteine S-methyltransferase, giving the protein MSEKLGTWVTGFARIGEKRELKRALEAYWRGETGFDAVERTAKILKERHWRYQSEAGIDAISVNDFSLYDQTLDMVQALGLEPDRFKDIDDPIERYFAMARGDAAHTAMEMTKWFNTNYHYIVPELKAGMQWSIDLEKIAREYAEARALGLTPKINLIGILTFLGNAKRVDSRDEDALSLFHELLPAYEALLAEAAKLDERLIVQFDEPVLVTDKASRVSLLCKEAYTRLAKVAEGVEIYVVTYFDHAKEAVAQLVQTPVAGIGLDFVYGAENAEVLQTIAQSGKRLIAGVVDGRNIWVSDIEGRVAFLNEIAKTVPKERITVATSCSLLHVPYTLKYEERLDEEIRTWLAFGVEKLEEVALIEKLFHAGADALDAGEAMAYAKNREANARRKTSTRIHDAAVQARMAGIEALKKRREPFAERIKAQHARFAYPPLCTTTIGSFPQTPEVRAVRRDFKNGVISEADYVEKMKGFIRECVAFQEEIGLEVLVHGEFERNDMVEYFGEQLKGVAFSENGWVQSYGSRCVKPPILYGDVSRPEPMTLFWSTFAQSLTDRPMKGMLTGPVTILNWSFVRDDQPRSETCYQIALAIRDEVDDLQNAGIGMIQVDEAAFKEGYPLRSAKRPAYEKFALESFWIATNVAKPQTQIHTHMCYSDFNDIIDTIEAMDADVISIETARSGNVLLKVFQSHGYEKEIGPGVYDIHSPRIPSVEEIEKQIHALLEVLPARQLWINPDCGLKTRRWEEVKPSLRHMVEAAKKVRKTL; this is encoded by the coding sequence ATGTCTGAAAAATTGGGAACCTGGGTGACGGGGTTTGCCCGTATCGGGGAAAAACGGGAGTTGAAAAGGGCGTTGGAAGCCTATTGGAGAGGAGAAACCGGTTTTGATGCGGTCGAACGTACGGCCAAGATATTGAAAGAGCGCCACTGGCGTTACCAGTCGGAGGCGGGAATCGATGCGATCAGCGTCAACGATTTTTCTCTTTACGACCAGACGCTGGATATGGTTCAGGCCCTGGGGTTGGAACCCGACCGCTTCAAAGACATCGACGACCCGATTGAGCGTTACTTCGCCATGGCCAGGGGCGATGCGGCCCATACGGCGATGGAGATGACCAAGTGGTTCAACACAAACTACCACTATATCGTGCCCGAACTCAAGGCAGGCATGCAGTGGTCGATCGATCTTGAAAAGATCGCCCGGGAGTATGCGGAGGCCAGGGCGCTGGGGTTGACGCCGAAGATCAATCTCATCGGCATACTGACGTTTCTGGGCAACGCGAAGCGCGTCGATAGTCGGGATGAGGATGCGCTCTCCCTGTTTCACGAACTGCTTCCGGCCTATGAAGCGCTGCTGGCGGAGGCGGCGAAGCTGGATGAGCGCCTCATCGTGCAATTCGACGAGCCGGTTTTGGTGACCGACAAAGCCTCCCGGGTCTCGCTGCTTTGCAAAGAGGCCTATACCCGTCTTGCCAAAGTCGCCGAAGGTGTGGAGATCTATGTCGTGACCTACTTCGACCATGCAAAAGAGGCGGTGGCGCAACTGGTGCAGACCCCCGTGGCGGGGATCGGCCTCGATTTTGTGTATGGCGCGGAGAATGCCGAAGTGCTGCAAACCATTGCCCAAAGCGGCAAACGGCTGATCGCCGGGGTGGTCGACGGGCGCAACATCTGGGTCAGCGACATCGAAGGCCGGGTGGCGTTTTTGAACGAGATCGCCAAAACCGTGCCCAAAGAGCGAATCACCGTCGCCACTTCCTGTTCCTTGCTCCATGTACCCTATACCCTCAAATACGAAGAGAGGCTCGATGAGGAGATCCGCACCTGGCTGGCGTTCGGGGTCGAGAAGCTGGAGGAAGTGGCGCTGATAGAAAAGCTGTTTCATGCGGGTGCCGACGCGCTCGATGCCGGGGAGGCGATGGCCTACGCCAAAAACCGCGAAGCCAACGCCAGGCGCAAGACCTCCACGCGCATTCACGATGCGGCGGTGCAGGCGCGGATGGCCGGTATCGAGGCGCTGAAAAAGCGGCGCGAACCGTTCGCCGAGCGCATCAAGGCCCAGCATGCGCGCTTTGCCTACCCGCCTCTTTGTACCACCACCATCGGCAGTTTTCCGCAGACACCCGAAGTGCGGGCTGTACGAAGGGATTTTAAAAACGGCGTCATCTCCGAAGCGGACTATGTGGAGAAGATGAAAGGTTTCATCCGCGAATGTGTCGCCTTCCAGGAGGAGATCGGCCTGGAGGTGCTGGTGCACGGGGAGTTTGAGCGCAACGATATGGTCGAGTATTTCGGCGAGCAGCTCAAAGGGGTGGCGTTCAGTGAAAACGGCTGGGTGCAGAGTTACGGCAGCCGCTGTGTCAAGCCCCCCATTCTCTACGGCGACGTCAGCCGCCCGGAGCCGATGACGCTCTTTTGGAGCACCTTCGCCCAGAGCCTGACCGACAGGCCGATGAAAGGGATGCTCACCGGCCCCGTGACGATCCTCAACTGGTCTTTTGTGCGTGACGACCAGCCCAGAAGCGAAACCTGCTACCAGATCGCCCTGGCGATCCGCGACGAAGTGGATGATTTACAAAATGCGGGCATCGGGATGATCCAGGTGGACGAAGCGGCTTTCAAGGAGGGGTACCCGTTGCGAAGCGCCAAACGCCCCGCCTACGAAAAGTTCGCGCTGGAGAGTTTCTGGATCGCCACCAACGTGGCCAAACCGCAGACGCAGATCCACACCCATATGTGTTACAGCGACTTCAACGACATCATCGACACGATCGAAGCGATGGATGCGGATGTCATCTCCATCGAAACGGCCCGAAGCGGCAATGTACTGTTGAAAGTCTTCCAGTCCCACGGATATGAAAAGGAGATCGGGCCCGGGGTGTATGACATCCACTCCCCCCGCATTCCGAGCGTCGAAGAGATCGAAAAACAGATTCATGCACTGCTTGAAGTCTTGCCGGCGAGGCAACTGTGGATCAACCCCGACTGCGGGCTAAAAACCAGGCGGTGGGAAGAGGTGAAACCGAGCCTGCGGCATATGGTGGAAGCGGCGAAAAAAGTAAGAAAAACCCTTTGA
- a CDS encoding EAL domain-containing protein produces the protein MDAFYIARQPIMDRHNRVFGYEILFRGRKPEEDIDKGTVMTATAVNNLLNVIGVENVIGLHWGVIKITPLFLKRKLIEALPKERLIFALFEEDIDDPELLEILKEYKEQGYTFAINDIHHPDILKHPHVLELFDYIKIDHEALDEATIADLIKTAKEHGIKTICSKIETRKAHQNMMDLGCDYFQGFFYREPEIMEDYPIRAETGSILLLWNLIRNDASTDELVEAFEREHAITLQLLRFINSPFFSLRQTVTSIRHLITLLGRNQLSQWLLVMLFAKESQRENGNHPLVLMVINRTELMVGLLKLIEPNAGKSEQETAYLVGMLSLIHLIFHRPPREILHHLHVSEEIEDALFEANGLYGQLLKMVRIIENNDIAKLNQIVQKYQLSPDAINRLSLEAMKKVNAFDEALKMMQ, from the coding sequence ATGGACGCATTCTATATCGCCAGGCAACCCATCATGGACAGGCACAACCGTGTCTTCGGATACGAAATCCTCTTCAGGGGGAGAAAACCCGAAGAGGATATCGACAAAGGTACGGTCATGACGGCTACAGCCGTCAACAACCTGCTCAATGTCATCGGCGTCGAAAACGTCATCGGGCTGCATTGGGGCGTCATCAAGATCACACCTCTTTTTCTGAAACGCAAACTCATCGAAGCCCTTCCGAAAGAGAGGCTCATCTTCGCCCTCTTCGAAGAGGATATCGACGACCCCGAACTTCTTGAGATACTCAAAGAGTACAAAGAACAGGGGTACACCTTCGCCATCAACGATATCCATCACCCCGATATCCTGAAACACCCCCACGTCCTCGAACTTTTCGACTATATCAAAATCGACCACGAGGCCCTGGACGAAGCGACGATCGCCGACCTCATTAAAACGGCGAAAGAGCACGGCATCAAAACCATCTGCAGCAAAATCGAAACCCGTAAAGCCCACCAGAACATGATGGACCTGGGGTGCGACTATTTTCAGGGGTTCTTCTACCGGGAACCCGAAATCATGGAAGATTACCCGATACGGGCGGAGACCGGGTCGATCCTGCTGTTGTGGAATCTCATCCGAAACGATGCCTCCACCGACGAACTGGTCGAGGCTTTCGAACGGGAGCACGCGATTACGCTGCAACTGCTCCGTTTCATCAATTCACCCTTTTTCTCCCTGCGCCAGACCGTCACCTCCATCCGCCATCTCATCACCCTCCTGGGACGCAACCAGCTCTCCCAGTGGCTGCTGGTCATGCTTTTCGCCAAAGAGAGCCAGCGTGAAAACGGCAACCATCCTCTGGTCCTGATGGTCATCAACCGTACGGAACTGATGGTGGGGTTGCTCAAGCTCATCGAACCCAATGCCGGCAAATCGGAGCAGGAAACCGCCTATCTGGTGGGAATGCTCTCCCTTATCCATCTCATCTTTCACCGGCCTCCCAGGGAGATTCTCCACCATCTCCACGTTTCGGAGGAGATCGAGGACGCCCTCTTCGAAGCCAACGGCCTTTACGGGCAACTGCTCAAGATGGTCAGAATCATCGAGAACAACGATATCGCCAAACTCAATCAGATCGTCCAGAAATATCAGCTCTCACCGGATGCAATCAACAGGCTCTCCCTGGAAGCGATGAAGAAGGTCAACGCCTTCGATGAAGCGTTGAAGATGATGCAGTAG
- a CDS encoding pyridoxal phosphate-dependent aminotransferase: MLSKRIQSLSESLTIAITSLAQQLQREGKDVIGFSAGEPDFDTPRVIKDAAIDAIEKGYTKYTAVDGIPELKEAIVAKLKRDNGLEYTTDQVIASNGAKQSLFNLFQATIDPGDEVIIPAPYWVTYPELVKYSEGVPVAIDTDDSTAFKITPEMLEKAITPKTRMLILTTPSNPTGAVYSKAEIEALAEVLRGTDILVASDEMYEKLVYHGTEFTATASVSDDMFQRTVTINGLSKSVAMTGWRFGYCASADRELVKAMKKLQSQSTSNINTITQHAAIKGLDGSADADIATMRAAFEERCDEAVRLFNAIDGLSVVPPRGAFYLFVNHKAVESDSIVFAKRMLEEVGIAVVPGAGFGTDGYFRFSFAKDLETIRRGIGRIAEFVEKYR; encoded by the coding sequence ATGCTTTCGAAACGGATTCAATCACTCTCCGAATCTCTGACCATCGCCATCACTTCCCTGGCCCAGCAACTACAGAGGGAAGGAAAAGATGTCATCGGTTTTTCCGCCGGCGAACCCGATTTCGACACCCCCAGGGTCATCAAGGATGCCGCCATCGACGCCATCGAAAAGGGGTACACCAAATATACGGCCGTCGACGGTATCCCGGAGCTGAAGGAGGCGATCGTCGCCAAATTGAAACGGGACAACGGCCTGGAGTATACGACCGACCAGGTCATCGCCAGCAACGGCGCCAAGCAGTCCCTCTTCAACCTCTTCCAGGCTACCATCGACCCGGGCGACGAAGTGATCATCCCCGCCCCCTACTGGGTCACCTACCCCGAGCTGGTCAAATACAGCGAAGGGGTCCCGGTCGCCATCGACACCGACGACAGCACCGCCTTCAAAATCACCCCGGAGATGCTCGAAAAGGCGATCACGCCCAAAACCCGCATGCTGATCTTGACCACCCCTTCCAACCCGACGGGTGCGGTCTACTCCAAAGCGGAGATCGAGGCGCTCGCGGAGGTGCTCAGAGGAACCGACATTCTCGTTGCCAGCGACGAAATGTATGAGAAACTGGTCTACCACGGCACCGAATTCACGGCGACTGCCTCCGTCAGTGACGACATGTTCCAACGCACCGTCACCATCAACGGCCTGAGCAAGTCGGTCGCCATGACGGGATGGCGTTTCGGCTACTGCGCCAGTGCGGACCGTGAACTGGTCAAAGCGATGAAAAAGCTGCAGAGCCAGAGCACCTCCAATATCAACACTATCACCCAGCACGCCGCCATCAAGGGGCTCGACGGCAGTGCAGATGCGGACATCGCCACGATGCGCGCCGCCTTCGAAGAGCGCTGCGACGAAGCGGTCCGCCTCTTCAACGCCATCGACGGCCTCTCCGTCGTCCCGCCCAGGGGGGCCTTCTATCTCTTCGTCAACCACAAAGCCGTCGAGAGTGACTCCATCGTATTCGCCAAGCGGATGCTCGAAGAGGTAGGCATCGCAGTCGTGCCCGGCGCCGGTTTCGGTACCGACGGCTACTTCCGTTTCAGTTTCGCGAAGGATCTCGAAACGATCCGCAGGGGGATCGGCCGGATCGCGGAGTTCGTCGAAAAGTATCGTTGA
- the cysE gene encoding serine O-acetyltransferase yields the protein MSVFKLIAEDFKSVYRRDPAIHSRFELFFNYPGVWAVANYRIANWFHRKGFKLFARFLMGLSQLITNIDIHPAATIGRRVFIDHGIGVVIGETAIIGDDVTIYQGATLGGVSLNPGKRHPTVERNVVIGAGAKVLGNITIGYNSKIGANSVVVRDVPPESTAVGIPAKVVTKGRDKSPLSHNKIPDINKELFEYLLKRVALIEHILTPEHRELLEKEQELDKIYEAFIQSMKQ from the coding sequence ATTTCCGTATTCAAACTGATCGCCGAAGATTTCAAAAGTGTCTATCGGCGGGACCCGGCGATCCACTCGCGCTTCGAACTCTTTTTCAACTATCCCGGCGTCTGGGCCGTGGCCAACTACCGCATCGCCAACTGGTTCCACCGCAAGGGGTTCAAGCTCTTCGCCCGCTTCCTGATGGGCCTCTCCCAGCTCATCACCAACATCGACATCCACCCCGCCGCCACCATCGGGCGACGGGTCTTCATCGACCACGGGATCGGCGTGGTCATCGGGGAGACCGCCATCATCGGCGACGACGTGACGATCTACCAGGGGGCGACGCTCGGCGGGGTCTCCCTCAACCCCGGAAAGCGGCACCCGACGGTGGAGCGGAACGTGGTCATCGGCGCGGGTGCAAAGGTGCTTGGCAACATTACCATCGGCTACAACTCCAAAATCGGCGCCAACTCCGTCGTGGTCCGTGACGTCCCGCCCGAATCGACCGCCGTGGGCATTCCCGCCAAGGTGGTCACCAAAGGGCGCGACAAGAGCCCCCTCAGCCACAACAAGATTCCCGACATCAACAAGGAGCTTTTCGAATACCTTCTCAAACGGGTGGCACTGATCGAGCATATCCTGACACCCGAACACAGGGAGCTACTGGAAAAAGAGCAGGAGCTCGACAAGATTTATGAAGCTTTCATCCAGTCTATGAAACAATAA
- the speA gene encoding biosynthetic arginine decarboxylase translates to MPSTFSEDPKRSYGIHIWGNGDFIVEDGVVKVNHGCKPSLIDITRQLRDEGFKGPLLLRFPHLAEANVRRLFDHFERAKREFGYQGKFKAVFPLKVNQFPGFVIPLMEALKDLEYGLEAGSKAELILAMSFTNLGKPITVNGFKDQELISIGFLAAKMGHNITLTIEGINELELIIKEARRLGSPVPKIGLRIRLHTGGIGIWAKSGGYSSKFGLTSTELLEALDLLKRNDLIDRLSMIHFHIGSQMNHISPLKKAIREAGNIYAELRKMGAENLHAINIGGGLAVEYSQQEGQSSRNYTLEEFTNDVVFLLKEISIAKGVREPTIFTESGRYVAADHAVLVGPVLELFSQEYSEKILRLKEQNPPLVQELYELYTSVTPKNAREYLHDALDHMESLLTLFDLGYIDLTDRANTETLVHLIIKKAILLLRDKPSKEIRDILDRVQERYLVNFSIFQSLPDYWGLGQTFPVMPLDRLDQRPTRSASLWDITCDSDGEIAFNIDNPLYLHDVDVEKEEYFLGFFKVGAYQEILGMRHNLFTHPTEATVRFDKEGNVRIESVMEAQNILDVLDDIDYDTKEIERRIRQSIEESEILDENERKEILGELYLYLSENGYLRTINFQEGA, encoded by the coding sequence TTGCCGTCGACCTTTTCTGAGGACCCCAAACGCAGTTACGGCATCCATATCTGGGGCAACGGCGACTTCATCGTCGAGGATGGCGTCGTCAAGGTCAACCACGGCTGCAAACCCTCTCTCATCGACATCACCCGGCAACTGAGGGACGAAGGGTTCAAAGGCCCCCTGCTTCTGCGCTTTCCCCACCTGGCGGAAGCCAACGTACGCCGCCTCTTCGACCATTTCGAACGGGCGAAGAGAGAGTTCGGCTACCAGGGGAAATTCAAGGCGGTCTTCCCCCTGAAGGTCAACCAGTTCCCCGGTTTCGTCATCCCCCTGATGGAGGCGCTCAAAGACCTGGAGTACGGCCTGGAGGCGGGCAGCAAGGCCGAACTCATTCTCGCCATGAGTTTCACCAACCTGGGCAAGCCCATCACCGTCAACGGCTTCAAGGACCAGGAGCTCATCAGCATCGGCTTCCTGGCGGCGAAGATGGGCCACAACATCACCCTCACCATCGAAGGGATCAACGAACTGGAGCTCATCATCAAAGAGGCGAGGCGGCTGGGCTCTCCCGTGCCCAAAATCGGACTGCGGATCCGCCTCCATACCGGCGGCATCGGCATTTGGGCCAAAAGCGGGGGCTACAGCTCCAAATTCGGCCTCACCTCCACCGAGCTTCTCGAAGCACTGGACCTTCTCAAACGCAATGACCTCATCGACCGCCTCTCGATGATCCACTTCCACATCGGTTCCCAGATGAACCATATCTCTCCCCTGAAGAAGGCGATCCGCGAAGCGGGAAACATCTACGCCGAACTCAGGAAGATGGGGGCGGAGAATCTCCATGCCATCAACATCGGCGGCGGGCTGGCGGTGGAGTACAGCCAGCAGGAGGGCCAGAGCAGCCGCAACTACACCCTGGAGGAATTTACCAACGATGTGGTTTTCCTCCTGAAAGAGATCTCCATCGCCAAAGGGGTGCGGGAGCCGACCATCTTCACCGAATCGGGACGCTACGTCGCCGCCGACCATGCCGTCCTCGTCGGCCCGGTACTGGAGCTCTTCAGCCAGGAGTACAGCGAAAAGATCCTGCGCCTCAAAGAGCAGAACCCGCCCCTGGTGCAGGAGCTCTACGAACTCTACACCTCCGTTACACCTAAAAACGCGCGGGAGTACCTCCACGACGCCCTGGACCATATGGAGTCGCTCCTGACCCTTTTCGACCTGGGGTACATCGACCTGACCGACCGGGCCAACACCGAAACCCTGGTGCACCTCATCATCAAAAAGGCGATTCTTCTGCTGCGGGACAAACCCTCCAAGGAGATCCGCGACATTCTCGACCGGGTGCAGGAGCGCTACCTGGTCAACTTCTCCATTTTCCAGTCGCTCCCCGATTACTGGGGGCTGGGACAGACCTTTCCCGTCATGCCCCTCGACCGGCTCGACCAGCGTCCCACCCGCTCCGCAAGCCTCTGGGACATCACCTGCGACAGCGACGGGGAGATCGCCTTCAACATCGACAACCCTCTCTACCTGCACGATGTGGATGTGGAGAAGGAGGAGTATTTCCTGGGCTTTTTCAAAGTGGGGGCCTACCAGGAGATTCTGGGCATGCGCCACAACCTCTTCACCCACCCCACCGAAGCGACCGTCCGTTTCGACAAAGAAGGGAACGTCCGGATCGAATCGGTTATGGAGGCCCAGAACATCCTCGACGTTCTGGACGACATCGACTACGACACCAAAGAGATCGAACGGCGCATCCGCCAGTCGATCGAAGAGTCCGAGATCCTCGATGAAAATGAGCGCAAAGAGATACTTGGGGAACTTTACCTCTACTTAAGTGAAAATGGCTATCTTAGGACCATCAATTTCCAGGAAGGAGCGTAA
- the hisS gene encoding histidine--tRNA ligase, with protein sequence MIQALRGMKDIIPPESERFLYLLKTAGEIARRYGYDYIETPLLEETALFKRSVGESSDIVGKEMYQFIDKGGHDVCLRPEGTAGVVRMFIQNKLDRKGGVHRFYYHGPMFRYERPQKGRLREFHQFGCESFGEESVYEDFTIILMIKDIFDALGIGYTIKINSLGCPECMPGYRESLVSHLNDIRDGLCEDCQRRIETNPIRVLDCKVESCQALLKEAPVITDKLCEICDRDFRTLVRLLEAHALPYELDPKLVRGLDYYTRTAFEFVSDEVGAQSAIAGGGRYNRLVEFLGGKPTPAVGFALGVERILDLVKMPEAGRQGIYLGVMVPEALDTVIDLAHRKRKETKVFTEYAKRSLKAHLKAADRLRARYCGVIGEDEMKAGEIWVKDLETKEEKRIAVDLF encoded by the coding sequence ATGATTCAAGCTTTGCGAGGCATGAAAGACATCATCCCGCCGGAGAGCGAACGGTTTCTCTACCTTCTAAAAACCGCGGGTGAAATCGCCCGCCGGTACGGGTACGACTACATCGAAACGCCCCTGTTGGAAGAGACCGCCCTCTTCAAGCGCAGCGTCGGCGAAAGCAGCGATATCGTCGGCAAAGAGATGTACCAGTTCATCGACAAAGGGGGCCACGACGTCTGCCTCCGCCCCGAAGGGACCGCCGGCGTCGTGCGGATGTTCATCCAGAACAAGCTCGACCGCAAGGGGGGCGTGCACCGCTTCTACTACCACGGCCCCATGTTCCGCTACGAGCGACCCCAGAAAGGGCGCCTGCGGGAGTTCCACCAGTTCGGCTGCGAGAGTTTCGGTGAAGAGAGCGTCTACGAAGACTTCACCATCATTCTGATGATCAAGGACATTTTCGACGCGCTGGGCATCGGCTACACCATCAAGATCAACTCCCTCGGCTGCCCGGAGTGCATGCCCGGCTACCGCGAGAGCCTCGTTAGCCACCTCAACGACATCCGCGACGGCCTCTGCGAAGATTGCCAGCGGCGCATCGAAACCAACCCGATCCGCGTGCTCGACTGCAAAGTCGAAAGCTGCCAGGCACTTTTGAAAGAGGCCCCGGTCATCACCGACAAACTCTGCGAAATCTGCGACCGGGATTTCCGGACCCTCGTCAGGCTCCTGGAGGCCCACGCCCTCCCCTACGAGCTCGACCCCAAACTTGTCCGTGGCCTGGACTACTACACCCGCACCGCCTTCGAATTTGTCAGCGACGAAGTGGGCGCCCAGAGCGCCATCGCCGGCGGCGGGCGCTACAACCGCCTGGTGGAGTTTCTCGGAGGCAAACCGACACCCGCCGTCGGTTTCGCACTGGGGGTGGAGCGGATCCTCGACCTGGTCAAAATGCCCGAAGCCGGACGGCAGGGCATCTACCTCGGCGTCATGGTCCCCGAAGCACTCGATACCGTCATCGACCTGGCCCACCGCAAACGGAAAGAGACGAAGGTCTTCACCGAGTACGCCAAACGCTCCCTCAAAGCCCACCTCAAGGCCGCCGACCGCCTCCGTGCCCGCTATTGCGGCGTCATCGGCGAAGATGAAATGAAAGCGGGAGAGATCTGGGTCAAGGACTTGGAGACCAAAGAGGAGAAACGCATTGCCGTCGACCTTTTCTGA